The Rhabdothermincola salaria genomic interval CGCGACGACGCCGGTTGAGCCTCAGCTCTCGGTGGTGACGTTGGGGCGTTCGGCGCCGATGGTGGTGGAGTCGCCGTGTCCGGTGTGGACCACGGTCTCGTCCGGCAGGGCGAAGAGCCGGGTGGTGATCGAGCGCACGATGGTGGGCCGGTCGCTGAACGAACGCCCGGTCGCGCCCGGGCCGCCGTTGAAGAGCGTGTCGCCGCTGAACACCACCGCGTCGGCGGCGTCGTGGAAGCAACAGCCTCCGGGGGAGTGACCGGGGGTGTGCATGACCTCGAGCTCCACGCCACCGGCTCGGAGGCGCTCGCCGTCGTGGAGCAGCGCGTCGGGGGGCCGATCGGGGTTCACGACCTCCCAGAGCATGAGGTCGTCGGGGTGGATGTGCACCGGTGCGTGCACGGCATCGGCGAGGGCGGCGGCGCAGTTGATGTGGTCGTTGTGGCCGTGGGTGGCCAGCACCGCCACCACCTTGCGCCCGCCGACGGCGTCGACGATGGGCTGGTGGTCGTGGGCGGCGTCGATGACGAAGACCTCGTGGTCGTCGCCGACCAGCCAGATGTTGTTG includes:
- a CDS encoding MBL fold metallo-hydrolase; its protein translation is MERVVTSGTFTLDGQSFDVDNNIWLVGDDHEVFVIDAAHDHQPIVDAVGGRKVVAVLATHGHNDHINCAAALADAVHAPVHIHPDDLMLWEVVNPDRPPDALLHDGERLRAGGVELEVMHTPGHSPGGCCFHDAADAVVFSGDTLFNGGPGATGRSFSDRPTIVRSITTRLFALPDETVVHTGHGDSTTIGAERPNVTTES